Genomic segment of Streptomyces zhihengii:
CGGCGCGGCGCTCCTCGGCCGTCATGTTGGCCGCGGCCCAGCGGGCCAGGGCGAACTCGGGGTGGCGGGTCTGGTCCGCGAGGGAGGTCTCCCGGTTGCGGTCCTCCGCCAGGACCGTGCCGTCGCCCCCGACCAGGACGGAGCCGAACGGCTCGTCACCGGCGTCCACCGCCTCGGCCGCCAGTTCCACGCAGCGCCGCAGATGGCGCAGATCCGCTTCGTCGGTCATCGCACTCCCCAGGGTGTGTTCCCGTGCCGTCCGGGCCCCTCGGAGGGGCCCGTCGGTGACGCTATCCCGCCCCGTGGCCGCCGTGACGGGATTTCACCGCCCGGTCCGGTCGGCCGCTTCGGTGAGCGCGGCCGTGAACAGGGGCTCCACCGTCCCGCGCAGCCAGGCGCGCTGCTCCGTGCCGTAGCCGCGCGGACCGGCCTCGACCAGCATGATCAGGTACAGATAGGCGCGGTAGAGGGCGAGGCGCAGCCGGGCCGGGTCGTCGAGGACGGCGGGGCCGCCGGCCTGCGCGTAGCCGGCCAGGAAGTCGGCGTCGTCCCCGATGTCCTCGAACAGGGCGAGGGAGACGAAGTCGGCGACCGGGTCGCCCCAGAACATGCGCTCGCCGTCGACGATGCCGCTGAGGACCCGTCGGCCCGGCGGGCCGTCCACGAGCAGGTTCCCCTGCCAGAGGTCGAAGTGGACCAGCGCGGGCCGGGTCACGTCGTCGAGGACGGGGCGCGCAGCGGCGAACCGCCGGCGGATCCGGTCGAGCGGCAGCGGCGGTTCGGGCAGGTGGCGTCCGGCGTCGGCGAGCAGGGCGTCCGTCATGGCCGTGAACGCCTCGCCCCAGGTCGGCGCGAGGGGCCCGAGGCCGCCGCCCGGGTAGCCGTAGCCGGGGCCGGTGACGGTGTGGAGACGGGCGACGCCCTGCCCCAGCAGCCCGCGCAGGCGGCGCCGCTCGGTGTCGTCCATGGTGCCGGCGCACTCGTGCCAGGCGGTGCCGGGGCGGTGGGTCGTCACCATGCCGGGGCCGCCGGGGTCGGACGGGCCGAACGCGGCGTGCACCAGCTCCGGTACGGGGACGTCCCCGAGCGCGGCGGCACGGGAGCAGAACTCGGCCTCGGCGCGCAGCAGGTCCTTCTCGTAGCTGAGCCCGCAAGTGCCCGCCGGGGGCGGGATCTTGACGACCCATCGGCGGCCGTCCGCGAGGTCGGCGCGGACCACCGTGTTGTAGGTGCCGCCGGTGAGCGGGACGCGGCCGGTGACGTCGGCGCCCGCCGCCCCCGCCGCGGCGAGCAGGGCGTCCGTCCGCGTTTCGCCGTCCGCCGCCCCGTCCCGCACCGTGTGCGCTGCCTCTCCCATGGGCCCCAGTGTGCCTCCCGTCTCCCTTGCGGCACAGGGGTGTTCCGGGCCGGCGCCCCCATGCCGGGCGGCGGGGGCCGCGGGGTCAGCGGCCCAGGCGGGCGGCGGCGCTCTCGATGAGCATGTCGAGGGCGGCCGGATAGGCGCTGGTGTTCATCTCGGCGACCAGCCGCGGGGCGGCCCGCGCGATCCGGGGGTGGGTCGCGGGCGGCAGCGTGGCGTACGTGGCCTGCCACACGGCCTCGTCGGCCGCCCGGGCGGCCTCCGGCAGCGCGAGGGTGGCCGCGTCGAGGGCGGCGAAGGCGAGCGCCTGGTCGATGAAGCAGTGGTAGACGCCGACGGCCGCGGCGACGTCGAAGCCCGCCCGGTGGAGCACGTCGAGGATCGCCTCGTCGGCCGCGATCTCGTGCGCCCGCCCGGAGACCCGGCTCGCCGTGAGGACGGCGGCCTGGGGGTGGTCGAGGTAGGCGGCGTGGACGCGCAGACCGAGGGCGCGCAGGTCGACCTGCCAGTCGCCGGTGCGCGACCAGCCCGTGAGCGCGCGCCCGATCAGTTCGTCGCCGATCGCCAGGGTGAGGTCGTCCATGCCCCGGAAGTACCGGTAGAGGGCGCTGGGGTCGGCGCCCAGCGCCAGCCCGAGCCGCCGCGCGGTGAGTCCCTCGCCGCCGTGCTCCCGGAGCATGCGCAGGGCGGTGAGCACGATCAGGCGCTCGGAGAGCACCGCGCCCGCCTTGGTGGGGCGCCGCCGTCTGCGGTCCCCCTCGGCGACCACCTTCTTGGGCATCGCCCGCGCTCCTTCCCCGGGGCGGGCGGGGCACCGGGCCGGCCCGGTGTGCCGGGCGTGTGCCTCCCGGGCCGGGTCCGGCGTGTCTGCCGCCGTGCCGTCCGCCGTCACCGACGCTTATGCCAACGCCATTGACCATAACCGCACGCGGCGCGTTGGATCGGTGCAGCCCGGGCGAAGACCGTTGTGCAGGGAAAGGACCTGATATGCGTATCCTGCTGATCGGCGCCGGCGGAGTCGGCACGGCGATCACCCGTATCGCCGCCCGGCGCGGCTTCTTCGAGCGGATGGTCGTCGCGGACTACGCGCTGCCCCGTGCGGAGGCCGCCGTGGCGGCGCTGGCCGGCTCCGGCCGGGCCGAGCGGTTCGCCGCCGCCCGCGTCGACGCCTCCGACGAGGGGGCCGTCACCGCGCTGCTGCGCGACGAGGGCTGCGACGTGCTGCTGAACGCCACCGACCCGCGTTTCGTGATGCCGCTGTTCCGTGCCGCGCTCGCGGCCGGCGCGCACTACCTGGACATGGCGATGTCGCTGTCCCGGCCCCATGCGGAACTGCCGCACGAGAGGACCGGGGTGAAGCTCGGGGACGAGCAGTTCGCCATGGCCCCGGCCTGGGAGGAGGCGGGCCGGCTGGCGCTCGTCGGCATCGGCGTCGAACCGGGGCTCTCCGACGTCTTCGCCCGGTACGCGGCCGACGAACTCTTCGACACCATCGAGGAGATCGGTGTGCGCGACGGCGCCGACCTCACCGTGGAGGGCTACGACTTCGCGCCGTCGTTCAACATCTGGACGACGATCGAGGAGTGCCTCAACCCGCCCGTCGTGTACGAGAAGGACCGCGGCTGGTTCACCACTCCCCCGTTCAGCGAGCCGGAGGTCTTCGACTTCCCCGGCGGGATCGGGCCGGTGGAGTGCGTGAACGTCGAGCACGAGGAGGTGCTGCTGATCCCCCGGTGGGTGGAGGCGGACCGGGTCACCTTCAAGTACGGGCTCGGCGCCGAGTTCATCGAGACGCTGCGCGTCCTGCACCGGGTCGGCCTCGACAGCACCCGGCCGGTCACCGTCACCGCGGAGGACGGGCAGCGGGTCCGGGTCTCCCCGCGCGACGTGGTGGCCGCCTGCCTGCCGGACCCGGCGGCCCTGGGCGACCGGATGCGGGGGAAGACCTGCGCGGGCACCTGGGTCAAGGGGACCAGGGACGGCGCGCCGCGCGAGGTCTACCTCCACCATGTCGTCGACAACGCCTGGTCCATGGCGGAGTACGGCTGCCAGGCCGTGGTCTGGCAGACGGCGGTGAACCCCGTCGTGGCCCTGGAGCTGATCGCGGACGGCACCTGGACGGGCGCCGGTGTGCTCGGCCCCGAGGCCTTCGCCCCGCGCCCGTTCCTCGACCTGCTCACCGCGTACGGCTCCCCGTGGGGTGTGCGCGAGCAGTAGGGCCGCCGCTCAGCCCGGGTGACGGGCCGTCACCCGGCGCAGGTGGGCGAGGAAGGCGAGGGTCGCCGGATGGGTGGGGACGCGCGGGCGGGCCACCCGGACGGTGACCCGCGGCGCGTCCGGCAGCGGCAGGTAGCGCACGCCCGGGTGCGGGTGGCTGTGGGCGGTGGCCTCCGCGGTCACGCCGAGCGCATCGCCGGTGGCGATCACCGTGAGCCAGTCGTCGGCGTTCGCCACCTCGAAGGTCCGCGGCCCGCCGTCGGGCCAGAGGCCGTCCGTCGTCGCGGCGGTGGCGCACACGGCGACGGAGCGGCCGGCCAGATCGCCGAGGCCGGCCGCCGCGCGGGCGGCCAGCGGGTCGTCGGCGGCGGTCGCGAGCACGCGGGGCTCGGAGTACAGCTCCTCCACGACGAGCCCGGCGTCCGGCGCGGGCCGGGTGCGCAGCAGGGCCGCGTCGGTCTCGCCGCGGCGGAGCGCGGCCTCGGGGTCGTCGCCGCGGTGGGCGCGCACCGGGCTGTCGGGGTGCTCCTCGCGCCAGGCGCGCAGCAGCGGCACGGTCCGGTCGCCGAGGGCGGCCCAGGGGAAGCCGATGCGCAGCGGCCGCGCTCCCCGGGCCGCGTCGAGCAGGGCGTCGTCGAGGTCCGCGAGGATCCGGTGGGCGCGCTCGTGGAGCCGGCGTCCGGCGTCGGTGAGGCGCAGGGTGCGGGTGGTGCGTTCCACCAGGCGCACGCCGAGCCGGCGCTCCAGCTGCTCCAGGGTGCGCGAGAGGGCGGGCTGGCCGATGTGCAGCACGGCCGCCGCCCCGGTGACGCTTCCCTCGTCGCCGATGGCGGCGAGTGCCCGCAGGTGCCGCAGCTCCACATTCATGACCACCGAGCATAAGTGCGTCCCGGACGGCATTTCCGCACCGGGGCGCGCCGGACCTAGCGTCGGGGTCATGAGGATTCTGCTGATCGGCGGCACGGGCACCCTGGGCTCGGCCGTGCACAAGGCTCTGACCGGCCGCGGACACGAGGTGGTCACCGTGGCGCGCGGTGACGGCGACCTGCGGTACGACATCACCGACCCGGCGCAGATCACCGCCCTGTACGCGGAGGCGGGCCGGGTGGACGCGGTGGCGAGCGCGGCCGGGTCGGTGCCCTACCGGCCGTTCGCCGAACTGACCCCGGACGACTTCACCGCCGCGTTCCGCGGGAAGGTGCTGGCGCAGATCGAGCTGGTGCGCCAGGGCCTGGACCATGTCGCGGAGCGGGGGTCGTTCACCCTGATCACCGGGGTACTGGCCCGGGTGCCCGTGCTCACGGGCAGCGCCGCGTCGGCGGCCAACGGGGCGCTGGAGGCGTTCGTGCGCGCGGCGGCCGTGGAGATCGCGCCCCGGCGGGTCAACGCGGTGAGCCCCACGGTGTTCACCGAGAGCCTCGGGCGGTACGGGAGCGTGTTCCCCGGTATGAGGCCCGTGCCCCTCGCGGAGGTCGCCGACGCCTACGTCCGCTCCGTCGAGGGCGCCCAGACCGGCCAGGTCTACGAGCTGTAGCCCCCGTCCGGGAGCGGGGCGCCGGGGGCTTCGCGGCACGGCCCCCGGGGCCGGGGTGCGCCCGCGGCGGTTCCGGCCCAGCATGGGGAGGGTGCCCGGCCAGGTGCGCGCGGCAGGTTCCGCGCGCCGGGCCGCCGGGCACTCCCCCCACAGCTTGGAGGAGATCCAGCATGGCCGAGATTCCCCCGCCGATCACGCCGTACCTGGAACCCGCCGCGAAGGAACTGGCGGAGGCCACCGACCCCCATCCGCGGATCTACGAGGTGCCGCCCGAGAAGGGCCGCGAGATCCTGCTGGGCCTGCAGACCGGCGACGGCGTGGACCGCCCCTCGGTCGACGAGGAGTGGGTGACGGTCGACGCCGGCGAGTGGGGCCAGGTGCGCACCCGCATCATCCGCCCCCGGGGCCTCACCGGCCCGCTCCCCGTGGTGTTCTACATCCACGGGGCGGGCTGGGTGTTCGGCGACGACGTGACGCACGACCGCCTCTTCCGCGAGCTGTCCGTCGGCGCGGGGGCGGCCGGGGTGTTCCCCGTCTACGACCGGGCGCCCGAGGCGAAGTACCCGACGCAGGTGGAGCAGAACTACGCGGTCGGCCAGTGGCTGGCGCGGCACGGCGCCGAGCACGGCCTGGACCCCGGCCGGGTCGCCGTCACCGGCGAGTCGGTCGGCGGGTGCATGTCGGCGGTCTTCGCGCTGATGAACAAGGAGCGCGGCGGGCTGGACCTCAGGGCGCAGGTGCTGCTGTACCCGGTCGCCGACGCCGACTTCGACACCCCCTCGTACCGGCAGTTCGCCGAGGGCTACTACCTCACCCGGGACGGCATGATCTGGTTCTGGGACCAGTACACGACCGATCCCGAGCAGCGCCGGGAGCCGCACGCCTCCCCGCTGCGGGCGAGCCTGGACCAGCTCAAGGGGCTGCCGACGACCCTGGTGATCACCGACGAGGCGGACGTCCTGCGGGACGAGGGCGAGAAGTACGCCAACCGGCTCCGGGAGGCGGGCGTCGATGTGACGTCGGTGCGTGTGGCGGGCATGGTCCACGACTTCCTGCTGCTGGACAGCCTGCGTGACACCCGCGCCGCCAACGTCGCCCGCCATCTCGCGGTCGACGCGCTGCGCAAGGCGCTGCACGACGGCTGACCCGCGCGCCGGATCCCCGCGAGGCAACGCCTCGCGGGGATCCGTGGCCGCAGGCCGAGCGCCTAGCCGAGGACCCGGTCCTCCAGGGCGGCCCGCCATGCCGGGGGCGCGATGTCCGCCACCGGGGCGGCGCGGCGGCCGCCGCGGGCGAAGAAGTCCGCGAGGGGCAGGGTCGCCGCCCCGACGGTGACCGCGTCGGGGCCGAGGCGGCCGAGGTCGACGGTGACACGCGAGGCGGGATGCGCCAGCGAGTAGGCGGCGGCGTGGCGCCGGACGTCGTCGAGGAACCGGGAGCCGAACGCCAGGCCCGCCCAGCCGCCGATCAGGACGCGTTCCGGCTGGAAGAGGTTGACCAGGTCGGAGATCCCCGCCCCGAGGTACTCGGCGGTCTGCGTCATCACCGCGTGGGCGACGGGGTCGGGGGCGGTGCCGTCCGGGGGGCAGGCCGCGGCGAGCAGCGCGGTCAGCCGGGTCTCCTCGTCGACGCCCTCCGGCGGGCGTCCGCCGGCCTCGCGCCAGCGCTCCAGCACGGATTCGGCGCCCGCGTAGGCCTCCAGGCAGCCGGCCGCCCCGCAGCGGCAGCGGCGTCCGCCGGCCTGCACGGTCAGATGGCCCCATTCGAGGGCTCTGCCCTGGTCGGCGCCCTCGGAGAAGAGGCAGGCGCCGACGCCGGATCCGAAGAGGACGACGACGGCACTGTGCGCGCCGCGTCCCGCACCGAACCACATCTCGGCCTGGCCGAGGGTCTTGGCGCCGTTGTCGATGAAGTACGGCACGGTGTCGGGGAGCCGGCACGCGGTGCGCAGCAGCGCTTCGAGGGGCACGGCGTCCCAGCCGATGGTCTGGCCGTGCACCACGGCGCCCCGGCCGGCGGTGCGTTCGACGATGCCGGGGGTGCCGATGCCGACGCCGAGCAGGCGTTCGGGGGGCACGGCGGCCCGGGTGAGGACCTCGTCGACGCCGCTGCGGATGTGCTCGACGATCACCCCGACGTCGTAGGCGGAGTCGGTCAACGGCCTTTCCGCGCGGGCGAGTTCGGTGAGGGTGACGTCGAACAGCTCGACCCGGACCCGGGTCTCGCCCAGGTCGACGCCGATCATGTGGCCGCCCGCCGGGCTGACCCTGAGCAGGGTGCGGGGACGGCCGCCGTCGGACTCGACGCTGCCGGCCTCCTCCACGAGGCCCTCGGCGGCGAGTTCGGCGACCACGTTGCTGATGGAGCCCGAACTCAGCCCCGTGACGGGCCCGAGCGCCTGGCGGCTCATCGGTCCGTCGAAATACAACCGTTGCAATACCGCCGCACGGTTGCCCCTGCGCAGGTCATTCACCGTGCGCCTGGTCCGCTGGGCCATCGTGACTCCTTCCCGGACTGCCTTCGCGGCAACATACCTTCGTTCACCCTCTTGACGCGACCTTTCGGCGAAGCTTAACTCACGTCCTAAATTAAGCCCTGAGGGCGTTCGGGAGTCGAACGCCGTAGCCATCCGGCCTCTCCGTCCCTCACGGCTTTCGTCGCTCCTGAGGAAAGGGACACCTGGAGCCATGCGAAGAATCCGGGCAGCCGCCAGTGGCGCGGTCGTCGTCTCCCTGCTCGCCGCCGCCACCGCCTGCGGCGGCGGGTCGTCCACCGATGGGGGATCGAACGAGTCGCCCAAGACCCTGACCTACTGGGCCTCCAACCAGGGCCCGAACATCGAGGCCGACAAGAAGATCCTCCAGCCCGAGCTCGACAAGTTCGAGAAGCAGACGGGCATCAAGGTCAAGCTGGAGGTCGTGCCCTGGTCCGACCTGCTCACCCGGATCATGACGGCGACGACCTCGGGCCAGGGCCCGGACGTCCTGAACATCGGAAACACCTGGTCGGCGTCGCTCCAGGCCACCGGCGCACTGCTGCCCTGGGACGAGAAGAACCTCGCGAAGATCGGCGGCAGGGACCGGTTCGTGGACTCGGCGCTCGGGTCCACCGGCGCCGAGGGCCAGGACCCGGCGGCCGTGCCGCTGTACTCGATGGCGTACGCGCTCTACTACAACAAGAAGATGTTCGCCGAGGCGGGCGTCGACAAGCCCCCGGCCACCTGGGACGAGCTCGTCGCCACCGGCAGGAAGATCTCCAAGGACGACAAGTGGGGTCTGGGCGCCGAGGGCTCCAACCTCTCCAACAACATCCACCAGGTGTTCGTCCTCGGCAAGCAGCACGGCGCCGACTTCTTCGACGCCGAGGGCAAGGCCGACTTCACCAGCGACGGCGCGGTCAAGGCCGTGAAGCAGTACGTCGACCTGATGGCCACCGACAAGGTCGTCGCCCCCGGCAACGCGGAGTACGCGCAGAACCAGTCCCTCAGCGACTTCTCCAAGGGGAAGACCGCGATGGTGCTGTGGCAGGCCGCCGCCACCACCTTCAAGGCCCAGGGCATGAAGGACGAGGACTGGGGCGTCGCGCCGGTCCCGGTCCAGTCGGGCACGCCCGGCCAGGACACCAGCGTCAACTCGATGGTCGCCGGCATCAACATGGCCGTCTTCAAGAACACCAAGAACCTCGACGGCGCGCTCGAGTTCGTGAAGTTCATGACCAGCGACGAGGAGCAGAAGCACCTCTGCTCGACCTACGGCTCCATCCCGCCGGTCAAGGCGGCGCAGAGCGACCCGGCGTTCGACCGGCCCGAGCTCAAGGTGCTCCGCGACACCCTTGCGACGAGCGCGGCCGCCCTGCCGCAGGTGCCCAACGAGTCGCAGTTCGAGACCGCCGTCGGCACCGCCGTGAAGAACCTCTTCGCCCAGGCGGCGTCCGGCAAGCAGCCCACCGACGCGGACGTCAAGGCCGAGCTGACCAAGGCTCAGCAGCAGATGGCCGGGCAGTGAGCGGTGCTTCTGCCATGACCACCACCATCAGCACACCGGCCGGACAGGCCGGGGTGCGGGGGAAGGCCCCCGGGACGGCGCGAGGCCCGCGCCGCCCCGGGCGGCTCCGCCGCATCGGACTGCCGTACCTCCTGCTCCTGCCCGCACTCGCGCTGGAACTGCTCGTCCATCTGGTCCCGATCGTCATCGGCTTCGTCATGAGCTTCAAGGAGCTCACGCAGTTCTACCTGCGGGACTGGACGGCGGCGCCGTGGACGGCGTTCGACAACTTCTCCGTCGCCGTCGACTTCGACGCGCCCGTGGGCCGGGGACTGCTCCACTCCTTCTGGATCACCTGTCTGTTCACCGTCCTGTCCGTCGGCCTGTGCTGGCTGCTCGGCACCACGGCGGCCGTGTACATGCAGGAGACGTTCGCCGGGCGCGGCCTGCTGCGCGCCCTGTTCCTGGTGCCGTACGCGCTGCCCGTGTACGCGGCGGTGATCACCTGGGCGTTCATGTTCCAGCGGGACAACGGCCTGATCAACCACGTCCTGCACGACCAGCTCGGGCTCACCGACGGGCGGCCGTTCTGGCTGATCGGGGACAACAGCTTCTTCGCCCTGCTCACCGTCTCGGTGTGGAAGGGCTGGCCGTTCGCCTTCCTGATCGTCATGGCCGGACTCCAGAACATCCCCAAGGAGCTGTACGAGGCCGCCGCCCTGGACGGCGCCGGCATGTGGCAGCAGATCCGGCGCATCACCCTGCCGTCGCTGGCCCCGGTCAACCAGGTCCTCGTACTGGTGCTCTTCCTGTGGACCTTCAACGACTTCAACACGCCCTTCGTGCTGTTCGGCAAAGCGGCGCCGGAGGCGGCGGACCTCATATCCGTGCACATCTACCAGTCGTCGTTCGCCACCTGGAACTTCGGCACCGGGGCGGCCATGTCCGTACTGCTGCTCGGCTTCCTGCTGCTGGTGACGGGCGTGTACCTGTTCTTCACCTCCCGAGGTCGGAAGGTCTCCCATGTCTAGTCACGCCTCCCGCGGCGGCCGCCCCGCCGTCCGGTCGCCGATGGCGGCGCCCCGTTCCTTCGTGTGGTCCCGGCGGATCTTCCTGACCGTGCTCGCCGCGTTCGTCGCACTGCCGGTGTTCGTGATGGTCTCCAGCTCGCTCAAGCCGCTCCAGGACGTCACCGGCGAGTTCCGGTGGATCCCCAGCGGACTGACGATCCGGCCGTACTTCGACATCTGGGAGACGGTGCCGCTCGCCGACTACTTCGTCAACTCGCTGATCGTGGCGGGCGCGGCGACGGTGTGCTCGGTGGTGATCGCGGTGTTCGCCGCGTACGCGGTGAGCCGCTACACCTTCCGCGGCAAGCGGGTGTTCACGGTGACCGTGCTCTCCACCCAGATGTTCCCCGGCATCCTCTTCCTGCTGCCGCTCTTCCTCATCTACGTCAACATCGGCAACGCCACCGGCATCGCGCTCTTCGGCTCGCGGGGCGGCCTGATCCTCACCTATCTGACCTTCTCGCTGCCGTTCTCGATCTGGATGCTGATCGGGTACTTCGAGTCCGTGCCGAGAGACCTGGACGAGGCGGCGACCGTGGACGGCTGCGGCCCGATCGGCGCGCTGTTCCGGGTGGTCGTGCCCGCCGCGATCCCCGGCATCGTGGCGGTGGCGGTCTACGCCTTCATGACGGCCTGGGGAGAGGTGCTCTTCGCCTCCGTCATGACCAACGAGACCACCCGCACCCTGGCCGTCGGCCTGCAGGGCTACTCCACCCAGAACGACGTGTACTGGAACCAGATCATGGCGGCCTCGCTCGTCGTCAGCATCCCGGTGGTGGCCGGCTTCCTGCTGCTCCAGCGCTACCTGGTGACCGGCCTGACCGCCGGGGCGGTCAAGTGACCCCCCGCCGTGCCGGCACCCCCCTCCCCTGTCTGAAAGGACGTCCGTGACCAAGCCCATCGACCTCGCCGCGCTCCCGCACGACTTCGCCTGGGGCACCGCCACATCGGCGTACCAGATCGAGGGCGCCGTCGCCGAGGACGGCCGCTCCCCGTCGATCTGGGACACGTTCTCGCACACCCCCGGGAAGATCGACAACGACGATCACGGCGACACCGCCTGCGACCACTACCACCGCTGGCGCGAGGACATCGCGCTGATGAAGGAGCTGGGCACCAACGCCTACCGCTTCTCCGCGGCCTGGCCCCGGGTCGTCCCCGGCGGCGACGGCCCGGTCAACGACCGGGGCCTGGACTTCTACGACCGGCTGGTGGACGGCCTGCTGGAGGCGGGCATCACGCCGAGCCTGACCGTCTACCACTGGGACCTGCCCCAGGCCCTCCAGGACCGGGGCGGCTGGCCCGAGCGGGACACCGCCCACCACCTCGCCGCCTACGCCGGCGCCCTCGCCGAGCGCCTCGGCGACCGCGTCACCCAGTGGGCCACGCTCAACGAGCCGCTCTGCTCCGCGTGGATCGGCCACCTGGAGGGCCGGATGGCGCCGGGCGTCAGCGACCTGCCCACCGCCGTCCGCGCCTCCTACCACCTGCTGCTCGGTCACGGGCTCGCCGCGCAGGCGATCCGCGCGGCGGCGCCCGGGGCGCAGGTCGGCATCGTCAACAACCTCTCCACGGTGACGCCCGCGTCCGACCGCCCCGAGGACGTGGCAGCGGCCCGGCGGATGGACGGCCACACCAACCGCTGGTGGCTCGACCCGGTGCACGGCCGCGGATTCCCCGAGGACATGGTCGAGCTGTACGGCGTGGACCTGCCCGTGCGCGACGGCGACCTGGAGATCATCGGGGGCGGGCTCGACTGGCTCGGGCTCAACTACTACTTCCCGGCGGTCGTCGCCGACGACCCGGCCGGCCCGGCACCGTACGCCCGGCAGGTCCGCCGGCCGGGCGTGCCGCGCACCGGCATGGACTGGGAGATCGAGGCCGAGGGCATCGAGACGCTGCTGCTGCGCCTCACCGAGGAGTACGGCGCCCGGAAGCTCTACGTCACCGAGAACGGCTCGGCCTACCCGGACGTGGTGGGCGCGGACGGCACGGTGGACGACCCGGAGCGGGCCGACTACCTGCTGAGCCACCTCGCCGCGTGCGCGAGCGCCGCGCGCAAGGGGGCCCCGCTGGCCGGGTACTACGCCTGGTCCCTGCTGGACAACTTCGAGTGGGCGTACGGCTACGACAAGCGTTTCGGCCTCGTCCACGTCGACTACAAGACCCAGGCGCGCACCGTGAAGGGCAGCGGGCGCGGCTACGCGGAGGTCATCCGCGAGCACCGGGCTGCACTGGAGAGCGCTCACCACGCAGCCTGACGCGGCCGGGCCCGGTCCGCCGGGGCGGCGGGCCGGTCCTTCCCTCCGGGGAGGCCGGCCCGCCGGCAGCGCCGCACGAGGGGGCCCGCGCCGGCGCCACCGGCCCGACGCCGAAGGCCCCCGCCGGCCACGGCGCCGTCGGCGGTCTTCCGTGCACCTCGCGCGGCTGACGACGCGACCGGGCCGCACCGCGGCGCGGCGCTCGACGAGAACCGCCCGGCCGCCCTGATCCGCCGGGCCCCCGGTACGCCGATCCGGGGGCCCGGTACGCCGGGGCCCGCCCCGTCCCCGTCCTCCGGGGCCGGGCGGGCCCCGGTTCCCGTGTGTCCGGGGGTTCGTGTCAGGCGGAGGCGCGCACGATCAGCTCGGGGTCGAAGACGAGCGAGGTGGGCTCGGTCCGGGCGCCGCGGATGTGCTCGTCGAGCAGCTCCGCCATGGCGGCGGCCATCCGCTCCACCGGCTGGCGGACGGTCGTCAGCGGCGGCCGGCACACCGCGGCGGCGCTGGAGTCGTCGAAGCCGACGACCGCGACGTCCTCGGGGACCCGCAGCCCGCGCTCGCGCAGCACCTGGATCGCGCCCTGCGCCATCAGGTCGTTGGCGGCGAACACCCCGTCGATGCCGGGGTGTTCGTCCAGCAGCCGGATCATCGCCGAGACACCGCTCTGGAGGGTGAAGCCGCCTTCGGCGACCGGCACCCAGGGGTGGCCGCGGCGGGCCAGGGCGTCCCGGAAACCGGCGAGCCGCTCCTGTCCCGCGGGCACGTCCTGGGGACCGGAGACGGTGCCGACGCGGCGGCAGCCCCGGTCGAGGAGGTGGTCGGCGGCGAGCCGCGCGCCGTCCCGGTGGGCGAGGTCGACATAGCTCAGCGGCACGGAGTGGGCGGGCCGGGCGAACAGCACGGCGGGCAGACGGGCCTCGGCCAGCAGCCCCGGCAGCGGATCGTCCGCGTGGGTGGA
This window contains:
- a CDS encoding phosphotransferase family protein; the encoded protein is MGEAAHTVRDGAADGETRTDALLAAAGAAGADVTGRVPLTGGTYNTVVRADLADGRRWVVKIPPPAGTCGLSYEKDLLRAEAEFCSRAAALGDVPVPELVHAAFGPSDPGGPGMVTTHRPGTAWHECAGTMDDTERRRLRGLLGQGVARLHTVTGPGYGYPGGGLGPLAPTWGEAFTAMTDALLADAGRHLPEPPLPLDRIRRRFAAARPVLDDVTRPALVHFDLWQGNLLVDGPPGRRVLSGIVDGERMFWGDPVADFVSLALFEDIGDDADFLAGYAQAGGPAVLDDPARLRLALYRAYLYLIMLVEAGPRGYGTEQRAWLRGTVEPLFTAALTEAADRTGR
- a CDS encoding TetR/AcrR family transcriptional regulator; translated protein: MPKKVVAEGDRRRRRPTKAGAVLSERLIVLTALRMLREHGGEGLTARRLGLALGADPSALYRYFRGMDDLTLAIGDELIGRALTGWSRTGDWQVDLRALGLRVHAAYLDHPQAAVLTASRVSGRAHEIAADEAILDVLHRAGFDVAAAVGVYHCFIDQALAFAALDAATLALPEAARAADEAVWQATYATLPPATHPRIARAAPRLVAEMNTSAYPAALDMLIESAAARLGR
- a CDS encoding saccharopine dehydrogenase family protein, whose protein sequence is MRILLIGAGGVGTAITRIAARRGFFERMVVADYALPRAEAAVAALAGSGRAERFAAARVDASDEGAVTALLRDEGCDVLLNATDPRFVMPLFRAALAAGAHYLDMAMSLSRPHAELPHERTGVKLGDEQFAMAPAWEEAGRLALVGIGVEPGLSDVFARYAADELFDTIEEIGVRDGADLTVEGYDFAPSFNIWTTIEECLNPPVVYEKDRGWFTTPPFSEPEVFDFPGGIGPVECVNVEHEEVLLIPRWVEADRVTFKYGLGAEFIETLRVLHRVGLDSTRPVTVTAEDGQRVRVSPRDVVAACLPDPAALGDRMRGKTCAGTWVKGTRDGAPREVYLHHVVDNAWSMAEYGCQAVVWQTAVNPVVALELIADGTWTGAGVLGPEAFAPRPFLDLLTAYGSPWGVREQ
- a CDS encoding LysR family transcriptional regulator, coding for MNVELRHLRALAAIGDEGSVTGAAAVLHIGQPALSRTLEQLERRLGVRLVERTTRTLRLTDAGRRLHERAHRILADLDDALLDAARGARPLRIGFPWAALGDRTVPLLRAWREEHPDSPVRAHRGDDPEAALRRGETDAALLRTRPAPDAGLVVEELYSEPRVLATAADDPLAARAAAGLGDLAGRSVAVCATAATTDGLWPDGGPRTFEVANADDWLTVIATGDALGVTAEATAHSHPHPGVRYLPLPDAPRVTVRVARPRVPTHPATLAFLAHLRRVTARHPG
- a CDS encoding short chain dehydrogenase is translated as MRILLIGGTGTLGSAVHKALTGRGHEVVTVARGDGDLRYDITDPAQITALYAEAGRVDAVASAAGSVPYRPFAELTPDDFTAAFRGKVLAQIELVRQGLDHVAERGSFTLITGVLARVPVLTGSAASAANGALEAFVRAAAVEIAPRRVNAVSPTVFTESLGRYGSVFPGMRPVPLAEVADAYVRSVEGAQTGQVYEL
- a CDS encoding alpha/beta hydrolase, with protein sequence MAEIPPPITPYLEPAAKELAEATDPHPRIYEVPPEKGREILLGLQTGDGVDRPSVDEEWVTVDAGEWGQVRTRIIRPRGLTGPLPVVFYIHGAGWVFGDDVTHDRLFRELSVGAGAAGVFPVYDRAPEAKYPTQVEQNYAVGQWLARHGAEHGLDPGRVAVTGESVGGCMSAVFALMNKERGGLDLRAQVLLYPVADADFDTPSYRQFAEGYYLTRDGMIWFWDQYTTDPEQRREPHASPLRASLDQLKGLPTTLVITDEADVLRDEGEKYANRLREAGVDVTSVRVAGMVHDFLLLDSLRDTRAANVARHLAVDALRKALHDG
- a CDS encoding ROK family transcriptional regulator; this translates as MAQRTRRTVNDLRRGNRAAVLQRLYFDGPMSRQALGPVTGLSSGSISNVVAELAAEGLVEEAGSVESDGGRPRTLLRVSPAGGHMIGVDLGETRVRVELFDVTLTELARAERPLTDSAYDVGVIVEHIRSGVDEVLTRAAVPPERLLGVGIGTPGIVERTAGRGAVVHGQTIGWDAVPLEALLRTACRLPDTVPYFIDNGAKTLGQAEMWFGAGRGAHSAVVVLFGSGVGACLFSEGADQGRALEWGHLTVQAGGRRCRCGAAGCLEAYAGAESVLERWREAGGRPPEGVDEETRLTALLAAACPPDGTAPDPVAHAVMTQTAEYLGAGISDLVNLFQPERVLIGGWAGLAFGSRFLDDVRRHAAAYSLAHPASRVTVDLGRLGPDAVTVGAATLPLADFFARGGRRAAPVADIAPPAWRAALEDRVLG